A single window of Archangium gephyra DNA harbors:
- a CDS encoding fatty acid desaturase family protein codes for MTLFRHPEDRIPVLLFACVFALDLTVYFMASSWWLPILWFGIGIIPKGWISAWNHHHQHLNMFRHAPLNRLLEIIFGFQTGVTSHTWFLHHVVGHHVNYLDQDKDESHWKRADGSTMGEVEYSLTTALTAYPRAYKVGLKYPKALRVFLAMCGVQVALLGVLFWHNWFNALFVFLLPMCASLYVTSWATYFHHVGLETKEHAEASYNILHRGYNLMTGNLGYHTAHHTKQALHWSKLPQLHAQMAKDIPATLYRQPGIPFVWSGSEEKLSLTDEQVEALAMARTAR; via the coding sequence ATGACCTTGTTCCGGCACCCCGAGGATCGAATCCCCGTCCTGCTGTTCGCGTGCGTGTTCGCGCTCGACCTGACGGTCTATTTCATGGCGAGCAGCTGGTGGCTGCCCATTCTGTGGTTCGGCATTGGGATCATCCCCAAGGGATGGATCAGCGCGTGGAACCACCACCACCAGCACCTGAACATGTTCCGCCATGCGCCGCTCAACCGGCTGCTGGAGATCATCTTCGGCTTCCAGACGGGGGTGACGTCCCATACGTGGTTCCTCCACCACGTGGTGGGCCACCACGTGAACTACCTGGACCAGGACAAGGACGAGTCACACTGGAAGCGGGCCGACGGCTCCACCATGGGTGAAGTGGAGTACTCGCTCACCACGGCGCTGACGGCCTATCCGCGGGCCTACAAGGTGGGGCTCAAGTACCCCAAGGCGCTGCGCGTCTTCCTGGCCATGTGCGGGGTGCAGGTGGCGCTGCTGGGCGTGCTCTTCTGGCACAACTGGTTCAACGCGCTGTTCGTCTTCCTGCTGCCCATGTGCGCGTCGCTGTACGTGACGTCCTGGGCCACGTACTTCCACCACGTGGGGCTCGAGACGAAGGAGCACGCCGAGGCCTCGTACAACATCCTCCACCGGGGCTACAACCTGATGACGGGCAACCTCGGCTACCACACGGCGCACCACACGAAGCAGGCGCTGCACTGGTCGAAGCTGCCGCAGCTGCACGCGCAGATGGCCAAGGACATCCCCGCCACGCTCTACCGCCAGCCGGGCATTCCCTTCGTGTGGAGCGGCTCGGAGGAGAAGCTGTCGCTGACGGACGAGCAGGTGGAGGCGCTGGCCATGGCGCGCACGGCGCGCTGA
- a CDS encoding glycoside hydrolase family 44 protein → MRGRRVRAALLAGVSLCAPVLESCKANTSEAATSQGAPSSPSGVYNIPPLTEPAWAGGLQAGWKDEGWSERDTKHQGSAKMRMANLGGFMLQKKGLQGDFGGLALRYKAPSSFGDFLEVRLDSEGETLFPRVRVDSRHVARREGEWTQLFVPFEQLNPDKVPFSRLVIRAYKKVGNDWVELDQVGLTAPGGMTPADGSSALAMTSQQPGEAARALVEPVELAYDNGLQPGWEDRGWSERELKGPTPAKLRMANLGGWILHKKGLGGEYGGVALRYRAPSGFGDFLELRLDTEGETLFPRVKLSDTYVTAHEGDWTQVFVPMEQLNPDKHPFTQIVVRAHKKVDAEWVELNQVGLARLVTSDNAGTIPVTAGGQPGPPDASAVGGGRVALGDAKTSKVVVDCTQPGHPISPLIYGIAFNNLRELKDNHQWELGATARRWGGNPTSRYNWKLGNVWNTANDYFFRNIVLGTSPQYTYDSFLQANQQRGLQSALTVPMLGWVAKDSTSVSFPKSLFGAQQKMDPDVTEAGNGIALSGEGLTPLPPAQTSVEAPPSFIHEWVRSIRAKDKTRGRGVHQYILDNEPMLWNTTHRDVHPEPVTYDELLERTIAYGTAVRQADPEGLIAGPAEWGWTNYFNSAADMAPGGNKKDRKAHGNAPLIAWYLKKLAEHEKQTGVRVLDVLDLHFYPQGDGIGFEERGATDPDTSARRIRSTRALWDPKYKDESWIDDSVELIPRMKRWVAENYPGRGISIGEYNFGATGHMSGGLAQAEALGRFAEHNLTSAFLFTYPPNRSPTFWAFRAFRNFDGKGGRFQDNYVPSRFEKAADSQGMSLFASRSEDGKRVVAIALNLEPDAARSTQVELKGCGNVSNARVLGYAGEPSGFAERKSFFQAGSSLQVLLPPWSITVLDLTVAQ, encoded by the coding sequence ATGCGGGGCAGGCGGGTCCGGGCGGCCCTGCTGGCCGGCGTGTCCCTGTGCGCGCCCGTGCTGGAGTCCTGCAAGGCAAACACCTCCGAGGCGGCCACCTCCCAGGGCGCGCCGTCCTCCCCCTCGGGCGTCTACAACATCCCCCCGCTCACCGAGCCCGCGTGGGCCGGTGGACTGCAGGCGGGTTGGAAGGACGAGGGCTGGTCCGAGCGCGACACGAAGCACCAGGGCAGCGCGAAGATGCGCATGGCCAACCTGGGCGGCTTCATGCTGCAGAAGAAGGGCCTCCAGGGCGACTTCGGCGGCCTGGCGCTGCGCTACAAGGCGCCCTCCAGCTTCGGCGACTTCCTCGAGGTGCGGCTGGACTCGGAGGGCGAGACGCTCTTCCCCCGCGTGCGCGTGGACTCGCGCCACGTGGCGCGCCGCGAGGGCGAGTGGACGCAGCTCTTCGTCCCCTTCGAGCAGCTCAACCCGGACAAGGTGCCCTTCAGCCGCCTCGTCATCCGCGCCTACAAGAAGGTGGGCAACGACTGGGTGGAGCTGGATCAGGTGGGCCTCACCGCCCCCGGTGGCATGACGCCCGCCGATGGCAGCAGCGCCCTGGCGATGACGTCGCAGCAGCCCGGAGAGGCGGCGCGAGCCCTCGTCGAGCCCGTGGAGCTGGCCTATGACAACGGCCTGCAGCCGGGCTGGGAGGACCGCGGCTGGTCCGAGCGCGAGCTCAAGGGCCCCACCCCGGCGAAGCTGCGCATGGCCAACCTGGGCGGCTGGATTCTGCACAAGAAGGGCCTGGGCGGAGAGTATGGCGGTGTGGCGCTGCGCTACCGGGCGCCCTCGGGCTTCGGTGACTTCCTCGAGCTGCGGCTCGACACCGAGGGCGAGACGCTCTTCCCCCGCGTGAAGCTGTCGGACACGTACGTCACCGCGCATGAGGGCGACTGGACGCAGGTGTTCGTCCCCATGGAGCAGCTCAACCCGGACAAACACCCCTTCACGCAGATCGTCGTGCGCGCGCACAAGAAGGTGGACGCGGAGTGGGTGGAGCTGAACCAGGTGGGCCTCGCCCGGCTCGTCACCTCCGACAACGCCGGCACCATCCCCGTCACCGCCGGTGGACAGCCCGGGCCCCCGGACGCGTCCGCGGTGGGCGGTGGCCGCGTGGCGCTCGGCGACGCGAAGACGTCCAAGGTGGTGGTGGACTGCACCCAGCCCGGCCACCCCATCAGCCCGCTCATCTACGGCATCGCCTTCAACAACCTGCGCGAGCTCAAGGACAACCACCAGTGGGAGCTCGGCGCCACCGCGCGCCGCTGGGGCGGCAACCCCACCTCCCGTTACAACTGGAAGCTGGGCAACGTCTGGAACACGGCCAACGACTACTTCTTCCGCAACATCGTCCTCGGCACCAGCCCCCAGTACACCTACGACAGCTTCCTCCAGGCCAACCAGCAGCGCGGCCTCCAGTCCGCCCTCACCGTGCCCATGCTCGGCTGGGTGGCCAAGGACTCCACCTCCGTCAGCTTCCCCAAGTCCCTCTTCGGCGCGCAGCAGAAGATGGACCCGGACGTGACGGAGGCCGGCAACGGCATCGCCCTCTCGGGTGAGGGCCTCACGCCGCTGCCCCCCGCCCAGACGAGTGTCGAGGCGCCCCCCTCCTTCATCCACGAGTGGGTGCGCTCCATCCGCGCCAAGGACAAGACGCGCGGGCGCGGCGTGCACCAGTACATCCTCGACAACGAGCCGATGCTCTGGAACACCACGCATCGGGACGTGCACCCGGAGCCCGTCACCTACGACGAGCTGCTCGAGCGCACCATCGCCTACGGCACCGCCGTGCGCCAGGCGGACCCCGAGGGCCTCATCGCCGGCCCCGCCGAGTGGGGCTGGACGAACTACTTCAACTCGGCCGCGGACATGGCCCCGGGCGGCAACAAGAAGGACCGCAAGGCCCACGGCAACGCGCCGCTCATCGCCTGGTACCTCAAGAAGCTCGCCGAGCACGAGAAGCAGACGGGTGTGCGCGTCCTCGACGTGTTGGACCTGCACTTCTACCCGCAGGGCGACGGCATCGGCTTCGAGGAGCGCGGCGCGACGGACCCGGACACGTCCGCGCGGCGCATCCGCTCCACGCGCGCGCTGTGGGACCCCAAGTACAAGGACGAGTCGTGGATCGACGACTCCGTCGAGCTCATTCCGCGCATGAAGCGCTGGGTGGCGGAGAACTACCCGGGCCGCGGCATCTCCATCGGCGAGTACAACTTCGGCGCCACGGGGCACATGAGCGGAGGCCTCGCGCAGGCCGAGGCCCTGGGCCGCTTCGCCGAGCACAACCTCACCTCGGCCTTCCTCTTCACCTACCCGCCCAACCGCAGCCCCACGTTCTGGGCGTTCCGCGCCTTCCGCAACTTCGACGGCAAGGGCGGGCGCTTCCAGGACAACTACGTGCCCTCGAGGTTCGAGAAGGCCGCGGACTCGCAGGGCATGTCGCTGTTCGCCTCGCGCAGCGAGGACGGCAAGCGCGTGGTGGCCATCGCCCTCAACCTGGAGCCGGACGCGGCCCGCAGCACCCAGGTGGAGCTCAAGGGCTGCGGCAACGTCTCCAACGCGCGGGTGCTGGGCTACGCCGGAGAGCCCTCGGGCTTCGCCGAGCGCAAGTCCTTCTTCCAGGCGGGCAGCAGCCTGCAGGTCCTGCTGCCGCCCTGGTCCATCACCGTGCTGGACCTCACCGTCGCGCAGTAG